From Rutidosis leptorrhynchoides isolate AG116_Rl617_1_P2 chromosome 3, CSIRO_AGI_Rlap_v1, whole genome shotgun sequence, a single genomic window includes:
- the LOC139900622 gene encoding uncharacterized protein, with translation MQISTWVFKILIIFLVYVSGFSQAQICSEADRAALLGFKARILKDTTGILSSWTGKDCCSGNWEGIQCNNKGMVTQIMLQGSSDKDTTIFMKGTLSPTLGDLKFLEILVISGMKRLFGPIPSSFSRLTRLTQFVLDDNSLEGTIPSSLGNLHLLQTLSLSGNRLTGPIPLTFRNLNSLVLLNLARNSLSGTLSSVNLASLQYLDLSYNMLTGSIPVVLGHLSKLTNLDLSNNRLSGQVPDSLCNLVNLLDLSLNNNLLTGPIPARIGQLKSLTTLSLGFNQLVGQIPESISQLRNLWYLNISRNALSDPLPNDALFNGVPSLLSVDLSYNKFDLGTVPKWILNRQLSDVNLAGCNLKGVLPIFVKPNSLTSIDFSDNRFTGEISGMFQKMSSLQKVKLSNNQLKGNVSEIKLPGGLALLDVHSNQLSGSLSGLLTSAGVFLETVDLSNNQIMGNLPSTISKLVNLKRFDVSRNRLTGTIPPSLGDLSKLGWLDLSINSIGGKIPTSLLAIRQLRHANFRTNKLCGEIPQGRPLNIFPSSAYAHNLCLCGKPLPPCKKI, from the coding sequence ATGCAAATTTCTACATGGGTTTTCAAAATCTTGATCATTTTCTTAGTTTACGTTTCCGGGTTCTCACAAGCCCAAATTTGCTCTGAAGCTGATAGAGCAGCTCTTCTTGGGTTTAAAGCAAGAATCTTGAAAGACACAACTGGTATTTTATCTTCATGGACAGGTAAAGATTGTTGTTCAGGTAATTGGGAAGGTATTCAATGTAATAATAAAGGAATGGTAACTCAAATTATGTTACAAGGGTCATCTGATAAAGATACTACCATTTTCATGAAGGGTACACTTTCTCCTACTTTAGGTGATTTAAAGTTTTTGGAAATTTTAGTGATTAGTGGGATGAAAAGATTATTTGGACCGATCCCTTCGAGTTTTTCGCGTCTTACGCGTCTCACACAGTTTGTTTTAGATGACAATTCACTTGAAGGAACCATCCCTTCAAGTTTAGGCAACCTGCATTTACTCCAAACACTCTCATTAAGCGGCAACCGATTAACCGGCCCGATCCCACTTACTTTTCGAAACCTTAATAGCCTTGTTCTACTAAACTTAGCACGAAACTCGCTTTCGGGTACCCTATCTTCAGTAAACTTAGCCAGTTTGCAGTATCTTGACTTAAGTTACAATATGTTAACTGGTTCAATTCCTGTTGTCTTAGGACACCTGTCAAAATTGACCAATCTTGACCTTTCAAATAACCGATTATCCGGTCAAGTACCCGATTCATTGTGTAACTTGGTCAATCTTCTTGACCTGTCTTTAAACAACAATCTGTTAACGGGCCCCATCCCGGCTCGTATAGGCCAACTCAAGTCTCTAACGACTCTCTCGTTAGGTTTCAACCAGCTCGTTGGTCAAATCCCTGAGTCGATTTCGCAATTACGCAACTTGTGGTACCTTAACATATCCAGAAATGCACTTTCTGATCCTTTGCCTAATGATGCCTTATTTAACGGTGTCCCTTCGTTATTGTCTGTAGACTTATCGTACAATAAGTTCGATCTAGGAACCGTTCCAAAGTGGATTTTGAACCGACAACTGTCAGATGTAAATTTAGCGGGTTGTAATCTCAAAGGCGTTTTACCGATCTTCGTAAAACCGAATTCGCTCACTTCTATAGACTTTTCAGACAACCGTTTTACGGGAGAAATATCGGGTATGTTTCAAAAGATGTCTAGTTTACAAAAAGTCAAATTGTCAAACAACCAACTCAAGGGGAATGTATCAGAAATCAAACTGCCAGGAGGACTCGCGTTATTGGACGTCCACTCGAATCAACTTTCAGGGTCACTCTCAGGACTGCTGACATCAGCAGGCGTGTTTTTGGAGACCGTTGACTTGTCAAACAATCAAATCATGGGTAACCTTCCTAGTACGATCTCGAAGCTTGTTAACCTCAAGAGATTTGATGTTTCAAGAAATCGTTTAACGGGTACAATTCCTCCGAGTTTGGGTGATCTGTCGAAATTAGGTTGGCTAGATTTATCGATTAACTCGATTGGAGGAAAAATACCGACAAGTTTGTTGGCGATTAGACAGCTAAGGCACGCGAATTTCAGGACGAACAAACTATGTGGCGAAATCCCTCAAGGAAGACCGTTAAATATCTTTCCATCGTCTGCTTACGCGCACAATCTTTGCTTATGTGGCAAGCCACTGCCACCGTGTAAGAAGATCTAA